The following are from one region of the Quercus robur chromosome 1, dhQueRobu3.1, whole genome shotgun sequence genome:
- the LOC126717930 gene encoding uncharacterized protein LOC126717930, which translates to MARKYSSESSGRDESESSDYERRNRSKRDRESDRRSGKRNERRDERVDDDGDDKDRERVNERDVRDRDGRSGQRIERVERKESSEEEDGELVERDVGRREGERSRRYDEDDRRERERSRRYDEDDRRERERARRYESEHRRRESEDGGRRRDRRERHDSEENGDEREGRRKSERRNDRTDDYKHRRHRREDGDRDDKYRRDKEEVNEREKGNWGFREREDRDDKGFEDSKPQRQPRVQEVDLNADNSKLGKSGGVYIPPFKLARMMKEVQDKSSVEYQRLTWDALRKSINGLVNKVNAANVKNIIPELFSENLIRGRGLFCRSCMKSQMASPGFTDVFAALVAVVNTKFPEVGELLLRRIVLQLKRAYKRNDKPQLLAAVKFIAHLVNQLVAHEIIALELLTVLLENPTDSSVEVAVGFVTECGSLLQDLSPKGLHGIFERFRGILHEGEIDKRVQFLIEGLFAIRKAKFQGYPAVRPDLDLVEQEDQITHEISLQEEIDPEITLDIFKPDPNFLENEKRYEELKKTILGDESEDEEGSDAASDDDEDDDEDEDDDEEEDEEQMKIRDETETNLVNLRRTIYLTIMSSVDFEEAGHKLLKIKLEPGQEMELNIMLLECCSQERTYLRYYGLLGQRFCMINKVYQENFDKCFVQQYSMIHRLETNKLRNVAKFFAHLLGTDALPWHVLAYIRLTEEDTTSSSRIFIKILFQELSEHLGIRLLNERLNDPTMQDSFESIFPRDNPKNTRFSINFFTSIGLGGITENLREYLKNMPRLIMQQEQEASESESDDESDSSGSSVTGSASSESDPSSSDESERDDRHRKRRRRD; encoded by the exons ATGGCTAGGAAGTACAGTAGTGAGTCGAGTGGGCGAGACGAGAGCGAATCATCTGATTATGAGAGAAGAAATAGAAGTAAACGAGATAGGGAATCAGATAGAAGAAGTGGAAAACGGAATGAGAGACGCGATGAGCgtgttgatgatgatggtgatgataaGGATAGGGAAAGAGTGAATGAGAGGGATGTTAGGGATAGAGATGGGAGGAGTGGACAGCGTATTGAACGTGTAGAGAGGAAGGAGAGTTCGGAGGAAGAAGATGGTGAGTTGGTAGAGAGGGATGTGGGGAGGCGAGAAGGAGAGAGAAGTCGTAGATATGATGAAGATGATAGGCGAGAAAGGGAGAGAAGTCGTAGATATGATGAAGATGATAGGCGAGAAAGGGAGAGGGCCCGTCGGTATGAGAGTGAGCATAGACGGAGGGAGAGTGAGGATGGTGGTAGAAGAAGGGATCGACGTGAGCGGCATGATTCAGAGGAGAATGGTGATGAGAGGGAAGGGCGTAGAAAATCAGAGCGACGAAATGATAGGACTGATGATTATAAGCATAGGAGGCATAGAAGGGAGGATGGTGATAGAGATGATAAGTATAGGAGAGATAAGGAGGAGGTGAATGAACGAGAAAAGGGTAATTGGGGTTTTAGGGAGAGAGAGGATAGAGATGACAAGGGGTTTGAAGATTCAAAACCTCAGAGACAGCCGAGAGTGCAAGAAGTTGATTTAAATGCTGATAATTCGAAGTTGGGCAAGAGTGGAGGAGTTTACATTCCTCCGTTTAAGTTGGCTCGGATGATGAAAGAGGTTCAAGATAAAAGCAGTGTTGAATATCAGCGGCTGACATGGGATGCCCTTCGGAAGAGTATAAATGGGCTTGTGAACAAGGTTAATGCTGCCAATGTAAAGAATATTATTCCAGAACTCTTCTCGGAGAATTTGATACGGGGAAGAGGGCTATTTTGCCGGTCCTGTATGAAATCTCAGATGGCATCCCCAGGTTTTACAGATGTGTTTGCAGCACTGGTTGCTGTAGTCAACACTAAGTTTCCTGAGGTGGGCGAGCTTCTTTTGAGAAGGATTGTTTTGCAGCTTAAGAGAGCATATAAACGGAACGACAAG CCTCAATTACTAGCTGCTGTTAAGTTTATTGCACATTTAGTGAACCAACTAGTGGCTCATGAGATCATAGCCTTGGAGCTGCTTACTGTGCTGCTTGAGAATCCAACCGATTCAAGTGTTGAGGTTGCTGTTGGCTTTGTCACAGAGTGTGGATCACTTTTGCAAGATCTCTCACCTAAAGGCTTGCATG GAATATTTGAGCGTTTCCGTGGGATTCTTCATGAAGGTGAAATAGACAAAAGGGTTCAATTTCTGATAGAAGGGCTATTTGCGATAAGAAAAGCCAAGTTTCAG GGGTACCCAGCTGTTCGTCCAGATCTGGACCTTGTAGAGCAGGAAGATCAGATAACCCATGAGATCTCTCTCCAAGAGGAAATAGATCCAGAGATTACCCTTG ATATATTCAAGCCAGATCCTAATTTCCTTGAGAATGAGAAGCGTTATGAGGAGTTGAAGAAAACCATTTTGGGTGATGAGTCTGAGGATGAAGAAGGTTCAGATGCAGCttcagatgatgatgaggatgatgatgaggatgaggatgatgatgaggaaGAGGATGAGGAGCAGATGAAAATAAGGGATGAAACAGAGACAAATCTTGTAAATCTTCGGAGGACAATCTATCTAACAATTATGTCCAGTGTAGATTTTGAGGAGGCAGGTCATAAGCTCCTGAAAATTAAACTAGAGCCAGGTCAAGAG ATGGAGTTGAACATTATGCTCTTGGAATGCTGTAGTCAGGAGAGAACTTACCTCCGGTATTATGGTCTTTTGGGGCAGCGATTCTGCATGATCAACAAAGTTTATcaggaaaattttgacaaatgcTTTGTCCAACAATATTCCATGATTCACCGGCTTGAAACAAATAAGTTGCGTAATGTGGCGAAGTTTTTTGCGCATTTACTCGGCACAGATGCTTTGCCTTGGCATGTTTTAGCCTATATTCGCCTAACAGAGGAGGACACCACTTCTTCTTCTCGTATATTTATTAAGATTCTATTCCAG GAATTGTCAGAGCATCTGGGCATCCGTCTGCTGAATGAGCGTCTTAACGATCCCACAATGCAGGATTCCTTTGAATCTATCTTCCCAAGGGATAATCCCAAGAACACACGGTTTTCAATTAATTTCTTCACATCCATTGGACTTGGTGGCATCACTGAAAACCTACGTGAATACTTGAAGAATATGCCACGCCTTATTATGCAACAAGAGCAAGAAGCGTCAGAATCTGAATCAGACGACGAATCTGATAGCTCTGGTAGTTCCGTTACAGGGTCAGCTAGTTCAGAATCAGATCCATCAAGTTCAGATGAGAGTGAAAGGGATGACAGACACAGGAAGCGGAGGAGGAGAGACTAA